CATAGATATCGGATTGCCGGGTGGCGCACATGACATCGGGCAAACAATTAAACCCCCGGAGCCGCTCGATATCGACCACGAGCAGGCCACTCTGGCTGGCGCGAAAATCGATTTTCCCTTCCTTCGGCGGCGCGGTATAGGTGACCCCCTCGCCGGCCATGGCCTCGGCAAAGGCCAGGACCGCATCGTTTTCATGGACGAAGCCGTCAACGCCTCCGAGCTCCTCCCGAACATAGACCCGTTCCCGTCCCATTTGCTGCAAACGGCACAGGTCTCCCCCGGTGATCACCTGACCGGCCTGGATAGCCGGTCCCTTGGTCTCGCCGGGGACGATCCGGGTCATATCATGGACCGCGGTCTTGCCCACGGCTTCTTCCAGAGAAACCGCGTGAGGCTGGGCTCGATGTTGCCCGAGTCCGGGAAAGCCCGGTATGCTGGCGTAGGGCGCGTCACCCTGACAGCCCCGGCAGACAGCCCCGTCGCGGGTGGGGTAGTATTCCCGGCAGACCGGGCACCAGCCGATCTCACCCATGCTCGATTTGCCGAGGAACCGCTCGTGGATCTGGATAGGGTACGCCGAACAAACCGTGTCGCCCGCGGCTTCGATTTCCCTGTACAACGCTTCGGTGTCCTGGTCTTTTTTGGGCGTCGACTTGATCAGCCAGGATTGCATATGCGGCCAATGGTCGAGCTTGTCGGAATCAAGGTACACCCGCCATCCCGCACCGGTGTATTTGTCATAGAGCGACAGCGCGTACCGGCCGAGATTGACCACCCGCATCCAGCCGTTGCCCACACTCAGAACCGTGAGCAGCTGCACCGCGTCCGGCAGACATTTGCCGGTCTCGACCATCGCCTCGTACAGGACCCCCTCAGGCATCCTGGCTTTGGCGTTTTCAACCATATACCCGCCGAGCAGCAGCCCCGGGGCGGGAAAACCGTGGAAACGCCGGGCGATTTCCTTGAATTCCTCAAACGTATGCGACCCGATATTCATTCATTCTCCAGTTGTTGGCGTGTTCTGGATTGCGGCTTCTTGATTTTTTTGAAAATAGCGATGGGATCATTCGCTTTTTGGGGCGGAAGCGATCTTCAGTGCAATCCTCTGGCTGAGCAACTCCCAGCTCTCTACACCGCCGCAGCTCGATTTGGTGATCATATTGGCCCGGACTTCCAGAACATATTCTCCCGGAACCGTTGCGGTGAACCGGGTGTCTGGAAAGCCGGGGGCAATCGTAGGCGACGGTCCGGCCGGACCCTGAACCACAGAGACCAGCGTGGAGACAAAAAAGCCCTCCGGCGGTTCAGCCGGGGTGAGGCGCACGCTCAGGGTTACCGGCTCATTGACCCGCCCGGGTTCCGGAGACACGGACACGCTTGCGGCGTAGTCCCCCGGAGCGACAACCGGACACGGCGCAGAGTCATCTGCCGGGACACTTTGGGCCACGGCTCCGGTGGCCCAGAACAGGCAGCAGGTCCAAACGAGAAGGCAAAAATAGCGTTTGTAGCGCACGATCAGTGCTCGCAGTGAATAGAGGGACAAAGGGGGCAACGCGACATCGCGGTCGTTTGCCACGCCCCAGGGCCCGCTGCCGAGGCGGCAACGCATGGCGCTCACCAGCCCGCCAGCAGGCCCTGGGACTGCATCAGTAGAGGCCGCCCATGTTTGCGGCTGAGTGCAAGGTTTGACTAAAAAAGACGATACGCCCCAACAGTTCTCCAGCAAGGAGCACGAAGGGCAACCACAAAGGGATCGACCGGGTTTTGGCAAGGACGACCAGCGGCAGTGCCAAACCGACCACGATGCGCAACCAATAGATCCAGGAACCGATCCAGGCCTTGCCGGTCAGGGCCATAACCGTCCCCCCGGAGAGCCAGACGCAGGGCACGATAAGGTAGACCACCAGCGCGGTTATCAGGCTCACGGTCAGAATCCGTGTCAACATGGGGCGCTTGGATTCAGGAGTGAAGTAGACGCCAAACCCGGAACCGAGGATGCAGACCGTGAACAGGAAAAAGACAAAAGGCAGGACATTGTTGATGGCCGGATAGCTCGGCGGGGCATAGGTCATCCCGGTAAACAACAAGGTCAGCAGACCGGCGGCCACTGCCAGAGCGGCTAACACCGGATTGGCCTGTTTGCGCGCGCTCAACCCGGTCAAGACCGTCAGAGCCAGAAAGATGCCAACCCCGAGGGCTTCGCGGCTGAGCCAGGCTTTACCCAGATGGACCAGAGCCCGGGCGGCTCCAGTGGGGTGGCCGAGGTGGGCCAGGGAGGCGACCAGCCCGAGCAGGACCACCCCGGCAGCCACCAACCATTCGTTTCGTACCGGACCAATGGCGCCGTTGCTTGTGGCGAATTGCCGGATAGTGCTCATCAAGGCCATGCCTATGGCCAATTGGCTGAGGACGGTAAAAAAAACGAGGGGAAGTTCCATGCCGTTCATGTGTCGTCCCTCCTGATGTCAAGCGGAGTTTTGGGCAGCCGGAACCGTACCGAGGGATTGAGATCCGGATACTTGGGAAAACCGGTCGGATATTGGACCGTGTCCGGGGGATCAAAGGTGGCCATATCCACGATTTGCAAGGCGTCCACCGGACAGGCGAGCACGCAGGCTGGTTTGAGTCCGTCGTCGATGCGTTGCCAGCAGAAGCTGCATTTTTCCGCCTTTTTGAGCACTTCATTGTAGCGCGGCGCACCGTAAGGACAGGAACGGATGCAATTGCCACAACCGATACATTTGTCCTGCTCGTGAACGACGATCCCATCCTCCTCGCGTTTATAATACGCTTTGACCGGGCAGACATTCAGGCATGTCGGATTTTCGCAATGGTTGCAGGCCAGGGAATAAAAGGCCCGTTCCCGGTGGGGGTAGACCTCTTCGGTCAGGGGATAGACCTGACGCCAGATCACCCCTTCCTCCTGGTGGTATTGATTCTTACACGCCATGGCGCAGGTAAAGCAGCCGATACACCGCTCTGCGTCAACAAAAAATCCATATTGTTTGGCCATTGTCTCCTCCAATGAAACAGGCTCGATCGTTTCTCCGGGCGTCATTCCCGGCGGCCTTTAGATTTTGGCCACGTCAGCGAACTGGTCGTGAATCGCGACGCCCGGGGCCCCGGTTTTGTACTTGCCCATATCCGAGGAGGTGTCGTCGACCAGCGCATTGCAATTGTAGGGATTGTTCTTGAACCACGCCTCATACATCATGATGCAATCCGGCGGCACATTATCGGTCAGCTTGGCCGTAAGGGTCTGTTCCCCGACCTGGTTGAAGACCCGAACCTGATCAAGGTCGGCGATACCGCGTTCCCGCGCCGCAGCCGGATGGAGGTAGACAAACGGTTTGGGATTGTATTCTTCCATCCAGTCCAGATTGATGAATTGGCTGTGGATCCCGAACTTGGTGTGCGGGGTCAATAACCGGAGTTTGTCGTAGGGTTTTCGGCCGTCCACGTATTCCGGCAGGGCATTGTGGCCGTTCTCGGCGCACAGCTCGGAACGGAACTCGTATTTGCCCGAGGGGGTGCCGAATTCGAGATCGTGCCAGGAGGCGGGATGCATTTGGGCCTTGCGGGGGCCTTGCTTGAGTTCCTCCCAGGAGGAGATGCCCAGGAGTTCGTGGATGCCCTCGTTGAATTCCTTGGCCATCCATTCCTTGGTGTCGATGGAGGTGGGGAAGGTGCAGGAGCCGGGCTTGCGTGCGTTCATCTTTTCCGAAAGCAGCGCCGCGATCTCGATATTCGATTTGGCCTCGTGCATGGGCTGGATGGACTGTTCGTTGACCCCCACCCAATAATGCCAATAGGAGGAATTGACCGTCCACTCTTCAAAGAGCGTTGTCACCGGCAGCACAATGTCCGACTGCTCCACGGTCTGATTAAAAAACTGGTCAACCGTGACGACCATTTCCAGTTTATTAAAGGCTTTCAGAAGTTTATTGCGATCGAAGTCCTGACTGAAGGGGTTCTTACAGGAGATCCAGAGGACCCGCACCGGAGGATCGTCGGTGTCCAGGATCATTTGCGCGGTCTTGTTGATATTCACCGTACGATCGGAATATTCGACTTCCTGGTCGCCTTCGCCGGAGAAATCGAAATCTCCTTTGGGTCCGGAACCGCCGACAAACCCCTTGGCCCCTTCCGGGCGTTTCTGGAGCAGGGCGTAATAGTTAAAGCCCCAGGTCCGCAGGTGACCGTAGCGGGCACCGCCACCGGTTTTCCCGACATTGCCGGTCATGGCCACCAGAGCATCGATGGACCGGACCGTAGCCCCGCCATTGACGTGGCGCTGCAATCCGTAGCCAATCCAGACCGTGGCGGGCTTGGCGGACGCGAATTCCTCAGCGGTCTGGGCGATGCGCTCGGCCGGGATGCCGGATTTTTCGGCCGCCCATTCCAGAGTCACCTCCCGGCGCAGGTAGTCGGCAAAATCTTCAAAACCGATGGAATTGGCCTTGACCCAGGCCGCGTCGAACAGTTCCCGGTCCAGGATGTGACGGCACATGCCCAGGGCGAGCGCGCCGTCGGCACTGGTATTGACCTGCCAGAACTCGTCAGCCTTGGCCGCGGTCTGGGTGAAAACCGGATCGATGCACAGAATTTTGGCGCCGCGTTCCCGGGCCTCGTAGATGTATTTCATGGTGTGCACCGAACACCAGGCCGGATTGGCGCCCCAGATGATCACATATCTGGAATTGACCATATCTTCCGGGTCGTTGCACCACATATCCCCCAAATCATAGTTCTGGGCATCGATACCGGCCGGCCAACACGGCGTGCCCACAAACCGGGTCGTGTACCCCAGGGAGGTCATCATACCTTCGATGCCGTAGTTCGTAATACCAAAATTCCCGGAATATTTAGTTAATCCCAGGCCGAGCATACTCTCGTCCTTTTCCCCGATCTCGACCAGCTTGTCCGCGATCTTGTCCATCGCCTCGTCCCAGCTGAGCCGTTTCCAGTTTCCCGAACCGCGTCCTTGCTGCTCCATCGGATATTTGATGCGGTCGGGACTGTAGGGCCGCCGGGTGTAGGCGTAGCCTTTAACGCAGAGCCCGCCCCGGGTGAACGTCGATTCGGGCGCTCCCTCGATGTATTGCAGGACACCGTCCTTGACATAACTGACGATGCTGCAGGTGTCGTAACAATTCCGCGGGCAGGCGTTGCGGAAGGTCTCATAGCCGCCCTCATAGACAATGCCGGCCCCTGCGGGCAGAGGCCGCAGCAGTCCAGCCGGAACGGCGCCGGCCACACCGGCGGCGAGCATGCCTTTGAGAAAGTGGCGCCGGGTCAGGGGGCATCCCCCAATTTCCCGTCGCGTCTGTTTCGGTCTAGTCGTCATACCTGTCTCCCTCCTGGTTGGGCGCGTTCCGGGAAGCCAACGGCGGCTGGGCAGCCGCCTCCGCTTCCAGCCATTCTCGCAACCGGTTCCCGACATAGCGAAAAACCGGGTGCGTCTCCGGGCTTTGTTCAATTCGGGTGATAAAATGGGGAACCCACTGCTGCATATGCTCCTGGACAAAGGACCGCCAGAGTTCCCGCAATTCGTCGTCAGGGGTGTGCTCCAGAGCCGAACGCATACCCGCGCAGGCGTCCAGTTCCAAAGCAATATGGTCGTCCGGCAGACTGTTCTTGGCTGGCGAGACCAGACCGAGCCGGGCATAGACATCCCGCACCGCCAGCGTCGACCGTCCCATGAGCAGCGGCTCCGGATCAAGATAGACAGAGGCGTATGGGGGGGCCTCCAGAGCCATCGGGCCGACGAAAAGGCGGTTGAATCCGAATTCCACCGCATCCCAATCCGCGACCGCAGGAGCCTGTCCGGTGAGTTCGTCCAGCCGGGTGAGGGCGGCAGCCATCTCGTCGGCATGGACGCTGAAGAAGAAATCCCGCAATGCGACGGCGGTGCTGGTCTGAATCATACGCCTCCCGTGCCCTGGGACGAAACGCCGCCCCAAAATGGATGGTTTGAAGTTTTCCCCGGCTCTGTGGTCAGACAGGCCCCCTCCGGGATGCGGAGAGTGGGGATAGTCCCTGACGGACAATCGCCTGGAGATCCAATTATAGATTCATATTATGGAAAAAGGGAATAGAAGGGAAGGTGACGCATTGGAGATTTATTGGGGATATATCCCTCCCCACTGCCTTCAAGCAGGGGCACCCGAAGCCTGCCCCCGATCCTGGAGATATGTGTATAAATTAACGTTTTTATTCTGTATTTTCAGCTTCTTGCGAATACTCTTCCGGTGAGACTGCACGGTTCCCTCAGAGAGATGCAACGCCTTGGCAATGGCCTTCGTCGAGTGTCCGACCTGAATATGCCGGCAAACCTTCATTTCGGTAGGGGAGAGTTTGAGGAGTAAGGGATCAGCGTGCCCGCCAGGGGCCTCCGCGTACAGGGCCAGAAGCTGATCTTCGAGGATATGCAAATGGTCCTGGGAGAGCGAGGTCCCGGCTTCGCTGCGCAGTCGCTGTACGGCCGGAAGCAGTGTAGTCTCCACCCGGCGGGCAATATCCGCCTTGTGTTTGTCCAGTTCACTGTCAATGTTTTTCAGGACCTGGCGCAGGGTGATATTCATCTCTTCCAACTGCGCTTTTTCTTTTTCCAGATCAGTGGTCCGGGCGTGGACCTGGTTTTCCAGGATTTCCCGCTGTCGGACATGGGGGCTGATATCGCGCAGGGCCAAGAGATAACTCATTGAAGCGAGACTGATGCGCTGCAGGGGGGCGAGGTGGAGTTCAAAAAAATACGGAGCAAAGCTGGTTTCGATTTCATGGCCGTATTCGGCGGGATAGGTGCGGACCAATTCTTCCATGTTGTCGACGTCCAGACCGAGAACCTCCCAGACCGGGCTGCCTTCGATCTGTTCCAAAGTGAGGTGCTCCGCCGCTGTGCGGTTGAATTCAATAATGGCCCCATGCGCATCAACCACGACGACCAACTCGGAGATGATCGCCAGGATATTTTCATATTTGTTTTTCTCCAGGGTCAAATGCCG
The sequence above is drawn from the Desulfohalobium retbaense DSM 5692 genome and encodes:
- a CDS encoding FmdE family protein, with translation MNIGSHTFEEFKEIARRFHGFPAPGLLLGGYMVENAKARMPEGVLYEAMVETGKCLPDAVQLLTVLSVGNGWMRVVNLGRYALSLYDKYTGAGWRVYLDSDKLDHWPHMQSWLIKSTPKKDQDTEALYREIEAAGDTVCSAYPIQIHERFLGKSSMGEIGWCPVCREYYPTRDGAVCRGCQGDAPYASIPGFPGLGQHRAQPHAVSLEEAVGKTAVHDMTRIVPGETKGPAIQAGQVITGGDLCRLQQMGRERVYVREELGGVDGFVHENDAVLAFAEAMAGEGVTYTAPPKEGKIDFRASQSGLLVVDIERLRGFNCLPDVMCATRQSDIYVEKDKAFAGTRAIPLYLSEDRFEAALAVLRDGPLLRVEPLRPMDIGILVTGSEVFKGLIEDKFAPLIRGKVEHFGCRVCAEEVVPDDRETIAAAVARLREAGAQLIITTAGLSVDPDDVTRAGLLDAGMTDMVYGAPLLPGAMTLIGRVGSSRILGVPACALFYKTTSLDLLLPRLLANRPITRAALAEMADGGFCLSCTVCTFPKCPFGK
- a CDS encoding dimethyl sulfoxide reductase anchor subunit family protein → MNGMELPLVFFTVLSQLAIGMALMSTIRQFATSNGAIGPVRNEWLVAAGVVLLGLVASLAHLGHPTGAARALVHLGKAWLSREALGVGIFLALTVLTGLSARKQANPVLAALAVAAGLLTLLFTGMTYAPPSYPAINNVLPFVFFLFTVCILGSGFGVYFTPESKRPMLTRILTVSLITALVVYLIVPCVWLSGGTVMALTGKAWIGSWIYWLRIVVGLALPLVVLAKTRSIPLWLPFVLLAGELLGRIVFFSQTLHSAANMGGLY
- a CDS encoding TorD/DmsD family molecular chaperone, which produces MIQTSTAVALRDFFFSVHADEMAAALTRLDELTGQAPAVADWDAVEFGFNRLFVGPMALEAPPYASVYLDPEPLLMGRSTLAVRDVYARLGLVSPAKNSLPDDHIALELDACAGMRSALEHTPDDELRELWRSFVQEHMQQWVPHFITRIEQSPETHPVFRYVGNRLREWLEAEAAAQPPLASRNAPNQEGDRYDD
- a CDS encoding molybdopterin-dependent oxidoreductase, encoding MTTRPKQTRREIGGCPLTRRHFLKGMLAAGVAGAVPAGLLRPLPAGAGIVYEGGYETFRNACPRNCYDTCSIVSYVKDGVLQYIEGAPESTFTRGGLCVKGYAYTRRPYSPDRIKYPMEQQGRGSGNWKRLSWDEAMDKIADKLVEIGEKDESMLGLGLTKYSGNFGITNYGIEGMMTSLGYTTRFVGTPCWPAGIDAQNYDLGDMWCNDPEDMVNSRYVIIWGANPAWCSVHTMKYIYEARERGAKILCIDPVFTQTAAKADEFWQVNTSADGALALGMCRHILDRELFDAAWVKANSIGFEDFADYLRREVTLEWAAEKSGIPAERIAQTAEEFASAKPATVWIGYGLQRHVNGGATVRSIDALVAMTGNVGKTGGGARYGHLRTWGFNYYALLQKRPEGAKGFVGGSGPKGDFDFSGEGDQEVEYSDRTVNINKTAQMILDTDDPPVRVLWISCKNPFSQDFDRNKLLKAFNKLEMVVTVDQFFNQTVEQSDIVLPVTTLFEEWTVNSSYWHYWVGVNEQSIQPMHEAKSNIEIAALLSEKMNARKPGSCTFPTSIDTKEWMAKEFNEGIHELLGISSWEELKQGPRKAQMHPASWHDLEFGTPSGKYEFRSELCAENGHNALPEYVDGRKPYDKLRLLTPHTKFGIHSQFINLDWMEEYNPKPFVYLHPAAARERGIADLDQVRVFNQVGEQTLTAKLTDNVPPDCIMMYEAWFKNNPYNCNALVDDTSSDMGKYKTGAPGVAIHDQFADVAKI
- a CDS encoding 4Fe-4S dicluster domain-containing protein: MAKQYGFFVDAERCIGCFTCAMACKNQYHQEEGVIWRQVYPLTEEVYPHRERAFYSLACNHCENPTCLNVCPVKAYYKREEDGIVVHEQDKCIGCGNCIRSCPYGAPRYNEVLKKAEKCSFCWQRIDDGLKPACVLACPVDALQIVDMATFDPPDTVQYPTGFPKYPDLNPSVRFRLPKTPLDIRRDDT
- a CDS encoding LuxR C-terminal-related transcriptional regulator; the protein is MPLAVLQTVQQRVDDFLVKWKTNMDRAGYLESTTAKREDCILSFQWFLDPLCAAVADAGPSVDFYALVHDTSGWADKILATSRRHRFRGLSAAMFFGCFKTLVLAVEEMVHETSYSTAQKMEAVQILRSWADALETHIVNDWTTLSQREADERLDISNRHLTLEKNKYENILAIISELVVVVDAHGAIIEFNRTAAEHLTLEQIEGSPVWEVLGLDVDNMEELVRTYPAEYGHEIETSFAPYFFELHLAPLQRISLASMSYLLALRDISPHVRQREILENQVHARTTDLEKEKAQLEEMNITLRQVLKNIDSELDKHKADIARRVETTLLPAVQRLRSEAGTSLSQDHLHILEDQLLALYAEAPGGHADPLLLKLSPTEMKVCRHIQVGHSTKAIAKALHLSEGTVQSHRKSIRKKLKIQNKNVNLYTYLQDRGQASGAPA